The window GACACAGAGATAGCAATTTCACTATACTCTACATTTGTACCTTTTGACATTGTAGTTCTTTGTTTGTGTTCTTTCTAGGTGGTCAGGTGGTACCAGTGGTATACTAGAGTCACTTGGCTATAAGGATGGGTATAGAATTGATGTTGATATACCAGACGGGACTTGGGTTGCTGTTCCACCTTTCCACGACATACTCATTTTCAATACAGGACACTGGTAATTCAGTGTTTaatgtgttttatttgagtAGATGGATCATTGTTAGTATTGTATTTGAAGGCTTTGTGTTCTTATAACTAGGACCTATTACTGATGGTGCATGAAAATCTTTCTCTATTAAGCTAAAGCCATTTCCTGCCTTGTGAACTAGGACCTATTACTGATAAAGTATCTTTTGAAAGTTATAGcatcatttttttctacatgtttgttttgcttttaaaaactaaagcatcatatttttgttttcttttcaatacatatgatatcataatttatagttttaatttgttttttttgcttGATTTATTAGGTGGTGGGCTCCTTCAAAGTTTGATCCATTGAAAACACCAATGCTCTTCTTTGAGAAGGGTGTACCTGTGACTCCTCCACTACCACCAGATGCTGGGCTTGATATGGTGTTACGACACATGGTATAGCTCCATGCTTCTCTTTCTCAGATGCTTGACTTTGGATCTAATCCCTGACTAACTATATTAAATCTGTTCTTTGAAGAAATGAATTCATTTTCGTTGAAACTCAAGCTGTTCCATTTTACCCAATTCATTGGCTGCTCAAAGTGTTctttgtttgattaaaaaatactattgtTTTTAATATGTTAGTACTTTTTATTAGTTCATTATTGTTTTCCCTCTTTAGGCTGTTGCTTCATTTATTCTTATTACAAGATTCATGCCAGAAATGTATTTATATAGGTATCTTTTGTGGAAAAGAGTGCACGGAAAAATGCTATTCTATTCTTTCGAACACAATCGCCAAGGCATTTTGAAGGAGGCGATTGGGACCAAGGTGGCTCATGTCCTCGCTTACAGCCTCTAGCACCAAAAGAGGTAAGCTTTTCCTTCTGGTGTTTTGTGTCAGGTGCTGTTTACACAATTCATATTGAGTTTATATGTATGCTTGTAATATAGAGCTATGGGATGTACCTGAATCTTAGGTCTTTGAGTTACATACCACACTGTATTGGCATATCCAAACAAGaacttcacatttttttgtctCCAGGTTGAACAACTTTTCTCTATTGAGAGCAACGGAACAAATGTGGAAACACGACTTGTGAATGGTCATCTATACAGAGCGCTTGATGGTTCGAAATTCCAAATATTAGACATAACCCGGATGAGTGAGTTCCGAGCTGATGCCCATCCATCTGCGGCTGGTGGGAAAAGACACGACGATTGCATGCACTGGTGCTTACCAGGACTTACCGATACATGGAATGACTTGTTCATAGCACATTTAACCAGCGTTAAAGGTAGGCACTGATCAATTCGAAATGTCATTCGAtataattctatttatttaacattgTAGGAGTAGCTTTTTTATGAGATTTGGTTCAACCGTTGCTGTATCTTTTAGTATATGTatgttatttgttgaaaagTTAGATATACTATTAATgctaattaaatcaagattttgagCATCTTTCCTTCAAATTATGGAATCATTAGTCTATGTTTTGAAAATCTGACCGGACAGATGTTGCGACCGCAAATCAGTGTCTTGTCCGGTCCGGTTCTACCTATAAAACTGCTAGACAATCGCGCCGTTTAAACTGGTGGAATTGGCCTAGGTCGGAAACCgtgaatcatttttttcatattttttagtataatctTAAATTTAACTAAgttattttgtgaaataatagtatatacttatttataaaatgttacaCTAGCTaatgatttgttttaaatatatatttttatgtgtataattaattattttcatagtttAATTATAATCCACTACATTATACTATGtattgttcattaaatttaagtaactacacttttattataaaacatcatatttttccacactaactaataattcatgttgaattatattttattattgaataaattattagtaatattttatactactatatattgattaattaaaaatataagtattattaatttatattttatcattcactaaatttaatgggtttttatataatatagatttaataatatttttaaactgATCCGACTAATGTATTGTGAATCGTTTAGCTTCACCGATTTCCTTTTGGTTTTTAAATCATTTCTATCGCCTACCAGccatattaaaaattgtaatacATGAATCCTAATGCTAGTTTTAGTTGGGATTTTCAGTGGTTCACTTGTgcgttacattattaatatGACTTTCATTAAATGAATTATCATTCAATgctcaattaaattatttaaccAATTAACCTGGATTAGCATGCCCTATATTttgcaacaaattaattagacTGACCAAATTAGTTGGACTAGCTACCTACATTAACATAGTGTAGCACGACCAATTTTGTTCGCGACGACCAATTTCTTTTAGGACGTAAACACATTAactttttgtttaaaatttgatgtaaaaaaattgaaactaatatattagaatgacgtttttttaattcttacccaatttcaattttaccatatcataattaatttagagaTAATTCAGTTCATGAGAAACTTTAGATAAATTTAACCTTCgtatatttacatttaaaataaaaaactgtCTATGGAAAAAATGTACGCCAAAAGTTTGTGAATTTCATGTATTCCAGCTCCTAACTAGCTTATCTTCATTTAGACGCAAAACAGGAAACTGTATTTTTAGGGACTTAATAAATATTCCGACAATATATGTACACCATCTCATCAAATTATCAATGTGATTTTAGCACAATATGTATCATACTATTAAATTAGGgttattaattaaactaatgcCTATTATATAGTATACAAATTTACAAGTATGCGGCCATACTTTAAGTGCAATTAATGATAAACTGACTCTTGCtctaaaaaatgataaattactCTCAAACTTCATAGCCTTATATATAGTTGCACGGATGCAGCAATTGCAAAAGGTATTTGATACATATACAAAATACAACTAGTCATGGTCAATCATTTTACACGTTTGaagacatatatatataactaagACCGAAAATTGATAAGTCTACTTTCTTTGGTATAAATACCCTCCCACTCTTATGCAAATATAGATTTACGTAACCAACATCGTGTCactaatgaaaatgaaaaagaacaATAACTTTCCACTAGCCAatattttgttcaattttcTCATCACCATGGTACCATATTCATGTCTAGGGCAAAACTCTCGACAAGACTACATCAACGTTCACAACGCTGCCCGAGCCAAGGTAGGAGTCGGGCCCATAATGTGGAGCGAAAAGGTGGCGAGTTTTGCCCGTAACTATGCCAGGCAAAGGGTTGGGGACTGCAACCTTATCCACTCTACTAATAGGCCATACGGTGAGAATCTTGCCAAGGGCGGCGAAGATTTCACCGGTAGTGCGGCCGTGGATTTGTGGGTCAAGGAACGACCTAACTATATTCATACCTCCAACTCTTGTGTTGGTGGGCAGTGTCTCCACTATACACAAGTGGTTTGGCGCAATTCAACACATGTCGGTTGCGCTAGAGTTCGATGCAACGATGGTTGGTGGTTCATCTCTTGCAACTATGATCCTCCAGGGAACTATATTGGCCAACGTCCttattaaatgaatttgtGGAGTAGCTTTTTCTTgctttgtttcattttcaacgCTGATTTCTAGTTTGAGCTCATGACATGCATTTTATTGCTTAATTTGTGTGTTAAAATAAGGTTTGTGTTAATGTGTACCTTATAAAATTaggacatatatatatatatatatatatatatctagcttgtttttgcatgtttagtagcatttggagaagaaataaacGAGGCATTTAACTTGgttcaaaaacaaataaagggCGCCGCTTGCATGTTGTTGCTATTCGTGCTGCTAAAATTGGACAACTAGGTTTACAGCTTATGGTAAGCTCGAACAATTAGGTTTTAGTATAAGCTAGTAGAGACATCTAGCTTCGAAAGtgattaattatcacataacCTATGACGATTAAAAGCTTATTAGCTGGACATTAAACTGGTGtagccaagattttgatgtTGGAAGCCCAATctcttattaataattttgt is drawn from Salvia hispanica cultivar TCC Black 2014 chromosome 6, UniMelb_Shisp_WGS_1.0, whole genome shotgun sequence and contains these coding sequences:
- the LOC125194090 gene encoding pathogenesis-related leaf protein 6-like — encoded protein: MKMKKNNNFPLANILFNFLITMVPYSCLGQNSRQDYINVHNAARAKVGVGPIMWSEKVASFARNYARQRVGDCNLIHSTNRPYGENLAKGGEDFTGSAAVDLWVKERPNYIHTSNSCVGGQCLHYTQVVWRNSTHVGCARVRCNDGWWFISCNYDPPGNYIGQRPY
- the LOC125194088 gene encoding protein trichome birefringence-like 13: MATRAPLHGSKKPAPSNSSLAPRALITLLCAVSLYFCFSLFRKDAPPPSFFYPVVPATTNGTCNYSDGRWIYDPSIRSPPRYDHTCKEIFKGWNCIAGNKSNALDIIKWRWKPHGCDLPPFDPRRFLEQFRDTSIGFVGDSLNRNMFVSLFCALRKVSAEVKKWRPAGADRGFTFLKYNLTIAYHRTNLLARYGRWSGGTSGILESLGYKDGYRIDVDIPDGTWVAVPPFHDILIFNTGHWWWAPSKFDPLKTPMLFFEKGVPVTPPLPPDAGLDMVLRHMVSFVEKSARKNAILFFRTQSPRHFEGGDWDQGGSCPRLQPLAPKEVEQLFSIESNGTNVETRLVNGHLYRALDGSKFQILDITRMSEFRADAHPSAAGGKRHDDCMHWCLPGLTDTWNDLFIAHLTSVKGRH